The proteins below are encoded in one region of Cyclopterus lumpus isolate fCycLum1 chromosome 8, fCycLum1.pri, whole genome shotgun sequence:
- the hid1a gene encoding protein HID1, with translation MGSTDSKLNFRKAVIQLTTKTQPVEATDDAFWDQFWADTTTTVQDVFALVPAAEIRAVREESPSNLATLCYKAVEKLVQGAESGCPTEREKQVILNCTCILSRILPYIFEDQDWRGFFWSTVPGAGRAGTDELDDDEGARPLAESLLLAIADLLFCPDFTVHSHRRGPDSVENMQSIDSCEYIWEAGVGFAQSPPLNYIHDLNRTELLRLLLTCFSEAMYLPSSTDNTVLNPWVTFFCSTENRHALPLFTSLLNVVCAYDPVGYGIPYNHLLFSDYREQLVEQAVQILIVTLEHDGGVPHRPPSPSSLEEHESAGPENLFVNYLSRIHREEDFDFVLKGLARLLTNPLTQTYLPNSTKKIQFHQELLVLFWKLCDFNKKFLFFVLKSSDVLDILVPILFYLNDARADQSRVGLMHIGVFILLLLSGERNFGVRLNKPYSVHVPMDIPVFTGTHADLLIVVFHKIITTGHQRLQPLFDCLLTIVVNVSPYLKSLSMVAANKLLHLLEAFSTSWFLFSVAQNHHLVFFLLEAFNNIIQYQFDGNCNLVYAIIRKRNVFHQLANLPSDPAAIQKALQRKRKSPDVISRTGSQETVSMEGSHPAVPAEPGTLKTSLVAIPGIEKLTEKSQVSEDGTMVSVPKTGRSQTAQSDQHAVVGTSDTESNSGRDNEDVFYTEAEMERRPLSSASSTSFWAPTPEWALSWKCKLPLQTIMRLLQVLVPQVEKICIDKGLTDESEILKFLQHGTLVGLLPVPHPILIRKYQANAGTAMWFRTYMWGVVYLRNVDPPIWYDTDVRLFEIQKM, from the exons ATGGGCAGCACCGACTCAAAGCTGAACTTCAGGAAAGCAGTGATTCAGCTGACAACCAAAACACAG CCAGTGGAAGCCACGGACGATGCCTTCTGGGACCAGTTCTGGGCAGACACCACCACTACGGTCCAGGATGTTTTTGCACTGGTGCCAGCTGCAGAGATAAGAGCTGTTCGAGAGGAGTCCCCCTCCAATTTAGCAACTCTCTGCTATAAG GCGGTGGAGAAGCTGGTGCAGGGTGCGGAGTCTGGTTGCCCCACGGAGAGGGAGAAGCAGGTGATCCTGAACTGCACCTGCATCCTGAGCCGCATCCTCCCTTACATATTTGAAGACCAGGACTGGAGAGGATTCTTCTGGTCGACGGTGCCCGGTGCTGGCCGGGCTGGG ACAGATGAgctggatgatgatgaaggagctCGACCCCTGGCCGAGTCGCTGCTCCTGGCTATCGCTGACCTCCTCTTCTGCCCCGACTTCACCGTGCACAGCCATAGGAGAGGCCCG GACTCGGTGGAGAACATGCAGTCTATAGACAGCTGTGAATACATCTGGGAGGCCGGGGTGGGCTTTGCACAGTCCCCCCCCCTCAACTACATCCACGATCTGAATAG GACAGAGTTGCTGAGGCTGCTACTAACCTGCTTCTCTGAGGCCATGTACCTGCCTTCTTCAACGGACAACACTGTCCTCAACCCTTGGGTGACATTCTTCTGCTCCACAGAGAATAG ACACGCTCTTCCTCTGTTCACCTCTCTGCTGAATGTGGTGTGTGCCTATGATCCAGTGGGCTACGGCATCCCATACAACCACCTGCTCTTCTCCGACTACCGGGAGCAGCTCGTGGAGCAAGCAGTACAGATCCTCATTGTGACGCTGGAGCATGATGGAGGGGTTCCCCACCGGCCCCCCTCGCCATCCAGCTTAGAGGAACACGAG TCTGCAGGCCCTGAAAACCTGTTTGTGAATTATTTGTCAAGGATCCACAGAGAGGAG GACTTTGACTTTGTACTGAAGGGCCTAGCTCGCCTGCTGACCAACCCTTTGACTCAGACGTACCTGCCTAACTCTACCAAGAAGATCCAGTTCCACCAAGAACTGTTGGTGCTTTTCTGGAAGCTTTGTGACTTCAACAAG AAGTTCCTGTTTTTTGTCCTGAAGAGCAGCGACGTGCTGGATATTCTGGTTCCTATACTCTTCTACCTGAATGACGCCCGGGCTGACCAGT CCCGTGTTGGACTCATGCACATTGGCGTGTTCattttgctgctgctgagcgGGGAGAGAAACTTTGGCGTGCGCTTGAATAAGCCCTACTCCGTCCATGTGCCCATGGACATCCCAGTGTTCACGGGGACGCATGCAGACCTGCTGATAGTG gtGTTTCACAAGATTATCACCACAGGCCACCAGCGTCTCCAGCCTCTGTTTGACTGCCTCCTCACGATTGTTGTAAACG TGTCTCCCTATTTGAAGAGCCTGTCCATGGTGGCAGCCAATaagctgctccacctgctggaggcGTTCTCCACTAGCTGGTTCCTGTTCTCTGTCGCCCAGAACCATCACCTCGTGTTCTTCCTTCTCGAGGCTTTCAACAATATTATCCAATATCAATTTGACG GAAACTGCAACCTGGTGTATGCAATCATACGCAAACGCAACGTGTTCCACCAGTTGGCCAACCTGCCCTCTGACCCTGCTGCCATCCAGAAGGCtttgcagaggaagaggaagtctcCGGATGTCATTTCCCGCACCGGCTCGCAGGAGACTGTATCCATGGAGGGCTCTCACCCTGCTGTACCGGCAGAGCCCGGTACACTGAAGACCAGTCTGGTCGCGATACCGG GCATTGAAAAACTGACTGAGAAGTCCCAGGTGTCAGAGGATGGCACCATGGTGTCGGTTCCCAAGACAGGCCGCTCACAGACCGCCCAGTCAGACCAACATGCAGTCGTTGGGACCAGTGACACGGAGTCGAACTCAGGCCGAGACAACGAA GATGTTTTCTACACCGAAGCAGAAATGGAGAGAAGACCTTTGTCAAGCGCGTCTTCAACATCATTTTGGGCTCCCACACCAGAATGG GCCCTCTCCTGGAAGTGTAAACTACCCCTACAGACTATCATGCGACTTTTGCAAGTTCTAGTTCCCCAGGTGGAAAAGATCTGCATTGACAA GGGTCTAACAGATGAATCAGAGATCCTGAAGTTTCTCCAGCATGGCACATTAGTGGGCCTGCTGCCGGTTCCTCACCCAATCCTCATCAGAAAGTATCAGGCCAACGCAGGCACCGCCATGTGGTTCCGTACCTACATGTGGGGCGTCGTCTATTTGCG CAATGTGGACCCTCCCATCTGGTACGACACTGACGTTCGCCTTTTTGAGATCCAGAAGATGTAG
- the LOC117735350 gene encoding uncharacterized protein LOC117735350 yields MLTENRKRQRSGADEENGHLVPRAKRQSRAHPLSPEPGRDAWDSESSYSETSSSPEHAAGSCSSQCVVGPCIPFNFGDSSELAGTTDLVSYLQINRILRHAHFQSLQSRCQLRDA; encoded by the exons ATGTTGACTGAAAACAG GAAACGGCAGCGCAGCGGTGCTGATGAGGAGAATGGCCACCTCGTGCCTCGAGCCAAAAGGCAAAGCAGagctcatcctctctctcctgagcCAGGCCGGGATGCCTGGGACTCCGAG TCATCCTACAGCGAGACGAGCAGCAGTCCAGAACATGCGGCTGGCAGCTGTAGCAGTCAATGTGTCGTTGGCCCCTGCATTCCCTTCAACTTCGGTGACTCCTCCGAACTGGCCGGCACGACAGACCTGGTTTCCTACCTGCAGATCAACCGCATCCTGAGGCATGCCCACTTCCAGAGCCTGCAGAGCCGATGTCAGCTCAGAGACGCATGA